In the Diachasmimorpha longicaudata isolate KC_UGA_2023 chromosome 1, iyDiaLong2, whole genome shotgun sequence genome, one interval contains:
- the LOC135169727 gene encoding uncharacterized protein LOC135169727, which produces MGMENCHVLFILTAVKALGCSQIKFKKRGSMMEVEVLRDTDEPYGYLLFSCLSQSRYYRVRSHSHATPTPLKFKFYCHVSVWTIELTRFISTSPPTCASIVLRVKRIVLFSDDKNSRECRFINIRSISKYGLLIKEDDPSLITFNRSRTDRKNVKYQFSSTILRRPLNRNRLL; this is translated from the exons ATGGGAATGGAAAATTGCCACGTTCTTTTT attttaaCCGCAGTAAAAGCACTTGGATGTtctcaaattaaatttaaaaagcgGGGATCGATGATGGAAGTGGAGGTGCTG AGAGACACCGATGAACCCTATGGATACCTGCTATTTAGCTGCCTTTCCCAGAGTCGATACTACAGAGTTCGTTCACACTCCCACGCAACCCCAACTCCCTTGAAATTCAAGTTCTATTGTCATGTTTCGGTCTGGACTATTGAACTGACACGTTTTATCTCCACTTCTCCACCCACTTGTGCATCGATCGTGCTGAGAGTAAAGAGGATAGTCCTCTTCAGTGATGATAAAAACTCTCGTGAATGCAGATTCATCAACATTAGAAGTATTTCTAAATAcggattattaattaaagaagATGATCCATCATTAATTACGTTTAATAGGTCACGTACAGATAGGAAAAAC GTAAAGTATCAGTTCTCATCAACGATTCTGCGCCGACCTTTGAATCGAAATCGATTATTGTAA